Proteins from a single region of Macaca thibetana thibetana isolate TM-01 chromosome 4, ASM2454274v1, whole genome shotgun sequence:
- the LOC126953431 gene encoding LOW QUALITY PROTEIN: uncharacterized protein LOC126953431 (The sequence of the model RefSeq protein was modified relative to this genomic sequence to represent the inferred CDS: inserted 2 bases in 2 codons; deleted 1 base in 1 codon; substituted 1 base at 1 genomic stop codon) — protein MGLDARPRRAQLPPRDTLIPTATGKPVLATPRELRSRGAGVTLPGLRPPSSSSPAGNGVGCRVPGWGEAARGRPDSGTRLRVRVSRPGSAGFRAENXQTKRSGSPPVPASLPEXKPLEARFWVAAAQPFRSPLPTDVHICSLYFSLHSPVEPPRQRRDRVLLLSRPRLPPSHPTAQEELRARPWDCRSLERLLAHALPGFAAGPSPRRGGHXPGAAENEGSRAGTLDFPSPTFLSQPTGMCSSCARRPAPRKSMTRGLGNYESLHPLRQGQERRGARRSGAGWWEMGTNKGGCGERCLLCTGQFARYTCSLSNLYRNPARHYCIQLRESLTTGQTSQSSQVVEMASNSEP, from the exons ATGGGGTTGGACGCCCGGCCCCGCCGCGCT CAGCTGCCGCCTCGGGACACGCTCATTCCCACGGCCACCGGCAAGCCAGTCCTGGCGACTCCCCGGGAGCTGAGGAGCCGCGGCGCGGGGGTGACCCTCCCCGGCCTGCGccccccttcttcctcctccccagctgG GAATGGGGTGGGGTGCCGGGTGCCAGGATGGGGAGAGGCGGCCCGAGGCCGGCCTGACTCCGGGACCCGGCTGCGGGTGAGGGTCTCGAGGCCCGGCTCGGCCGGCTTCCGGGCCGAGA GGCAGACGAAGCGGTCAGGGTCCCCTCCGGTCCCGGCCTCCCTCCCGGAGTAGAAG CCCTTGGAGGCCAGGTTCTGGGTTGCTGCCGCCCAGCCTTTTCGGTCTCCACTTCCCACGGACGTTCACATCTGCTCGCTTTATTTCTCCCTCCATTCCCCCGTGGAGCCCCCTCGGCAGCGGAGGGATCGCGTGCTTCTCCTCTCCCGCCCgcgcctccctccttcccacccgACGGCCCAGGAGGAGCTGCGGGCGCGGCCCTGGGACTGCCGAAGCCTGGAACGCCTGCTCGCTCACGCCCTCCCGGGCTTTGCTGCGGGTCCGAGCCCCCGCAGAGGTGGGC AGCCCGGGGCCGCGGAAAACGAAGGCAGCCGGGCGGGGACGCTCGATTTTCCGAGCCCCACTTTCCTTTCACAGCCCACTGGGATGTGTAGTTCTTGCGCCCGCCGGCCGGCGCCGAGGAAAAGCATGACGCGAGGCCTTGGAAACTACGAGTCCCTGCATCCCCTGCGACAAGGGCAAGAGAGGCGTGGTGCCAGGCGTTCTGGGGCTGGGTGGTGGGAGATGGGAACCAACAAAGGGGGTTGTGGGGAACGGTGCCTTCTCTGTACTGGGCAGTTTGCACGTTACACATGTTCTTTGTCTAATCTTTACCGGAACCCGGCGAGGCATTATTGTATCCAGCTTAGGGAAAGCTTAACTACTGGCCAAACATCACAGAGCTCCCAAGTAGTAGAGATGGCATCGAACTCAGAACCCTGA